TTCGTTACTCGTGATGCTCGTCAGGTTGAACGTAAGAAAGTCGGCCTGCGTAAAGCACGTCGTCGTCCTCAGTTCTCCAAGCGTTAATAATTCCTGCTTCGGCAGAGGATTGTTACGAAAAACCCGCTTCGGCGGGTTTTTTTATGCACGCAGCAAAAACGCTAACCTGCTGAATCTAAAGGCACTGTGTGTGGCCTGCCGCGCAAATATTGCGTGCCGCGCCCACAACGTACTTAAAATCTGGTAAACTCTCTGTCACTTTGCGCCCGCTTAGCCCGTCTGCTGAATACAAACGTCCTGTCAGGATAGGGGACAGCAGCAACCCGGCTGCGTGCGGTGATGTCAAGCAGGTTACCTGCCTTATGGCTGGCTACTCGCAGTACTTTTCTGGATAAACTTGGAGGTTTTCATGGCTGTCGCTGCCAACAAACGTTCGGTAATGACGCTGTTTTCTGGTCCGACTGACATTTTCAGCCATCAGGTACGTATCGTACTGGCTGAGAAAGGTGTCAGCGTAGAGATCGAGCAGGTTGAAACGGATAATCTGCCGCAGGATCTGATTGACCTCAATCCGTATCGCACCGTGCCAACGCTGGTAGATCGTGAGCTGACCCTGTATGAATCACGCATCATCATGGAATACCTTGATGAGCGTTTTCCGCATCCACCGTTGATGCCGGTTTATCCGGTTGCGCGTGGCGAGAGCCGTCTGATGATGCATCGCATCGAGCAAGACTGGTATAGCCTGATGCGCCTTGTCGTTAACGGTTCGGCGCAGGAAGCAGAAGGCGCGCGTAAGCAACTGCGTGAAGAGCTGTTGGCTATCGCGCCACTGTTTGCACGCACGCCATACTTCATGAGCGAAGAGTTCAGCCTGGTTGACTGCTACCTTGCACCGCTGCTGTGGCGTTTGCCGCAAATGGGCATTGAGCTAGTCGGTACCGGCTCGAAAGATCTGAAAGGCTATATGAATCGTGTGTTTGAACGTGATTCTTTCCTCGCTTCTCTGACTGAAGCTGAACGTGAAATGCGCCTGCAAGCCCGAGGCTAATGCTATGGATATGACGCAACTTACCGCTCGTCGTCCCTATTTGCTGCGTGCATTCTATGAATGGCTGCTGGATAACCAGCTGACGCCACATCTGGTCGTGGATATCAATCTGCCAGGCGTGCTGGTGCCGCTGGAATATGCGCGCGATGGTCAAATCGTATTGAATATCGCGCCACGCGCCGTCGGCAACCTTGAGTTGGGCAACGACGATGTGCGTTTTAACGCGCGCTTCGGCGGCGTGCCGCGTCAGGTGACCGTACCGTTGGCGGCCGTGATGGCAATTTATGCGCGTGAAAACGGAGCCGGAACGATGTTTGAACCGGAACCGGCTTACGAAGGCGCTGATGAGCTGGATCATGATACGGCTCAGGATGAAACCGTAATGTCTGTGATTGATGGCGATAAGCCTGACGATGCGGGCAGTAACGAAGACGATCATTCTGATGACGAGCCGCCGCCGCCGCGCGGTGGTGGACGACCGGCACTGCGTGTCGTGAAATAAAAAACGGACCTTAGGGTCCGTTTTTTTATGGCCTTTATCCGCAGATTTGGGCGACGCACTCGCCGCCCGTGAACATATTACACTTCCAGATAATCCATAATACCTTCTGCCGCTTTACGGCCTTCAGCAATGGCGGTCACCACCAGATCAGAGCCGCGCACTGCATCGCCGCCAGCAAAGATTTTAGGGTTACTGGTCTGGAACGCTTTTTCAGGCCCTTCCGGTGCGATGATACGTCCCTGACCGTCAAGCTCGACGCTGAAGTCGGCCAGCCAGTTCATTTTGTGTGGACGGAAACCAAACGCCATCACCACCGCATCCGCAGGCAGCAGATGCTCAGAGCCCGGCACGATTTCTGCACGACGACGGCCATGCTCATCCGGCTGGCCCATTTCGGTACGCGCAACCTTCACGCCACTTACCCGACCGTTGGCATTGATTTCCACACCCAGCGGTTGCAGGTTAAACTGGAATTCCACGCCTTCTTCCCGCGCATTCTTCACTTCGCGACGTGAACCCGGCATGTTCTCTTCATCACGACGATAGGCACAGGTTACGTGCGTTGCGCCTTGACGGATTGACGTACGCACGCAGTCCATCGCAGTATCGCCACCGCCCAGTACCACCACGCGCTTGCCTTCCATGCTGGTGTAAGGCTGCTCGGTTTTTTCAGCGAAGCCCATGGTGTGCATCGTGTTAGCAATCAGGAACGGCAGCGCATCGTAAACGCCCGGCGCATCTTCGTTTTCCAGACCACCGCGCATCGACTGATAGGTGCCGACGCCGAGGAATACCGCATCGAAGTCATTGATCAGGTCGCTCATCTGCACATCACGGCCAACTTCAGTGTTGAGCTGAAACTCAATACCCATGCCGGTGAAGAGATCGCGGCGTTTAATCATCACCTCTTTTTCCAGCTTAAAGGCCGGGATGCCGAAGGTCAGCAGACCACCGATTTCAGGATGACGATCGTAAACCACCGCTTTCACGCCATTACGCGTTAAGACGTCGGCGCACGCCAGTCCGGCCGGACCGGCACCGATGACCGCCACCCGTTTGCCGGTAGGTTTCACGTGAGACAGATCGGGCTTCCAGCCCATTTCCAGCGCTTTATCATTGATATAGCGCTCGATGTTACCGATGGTCACGGCGCCAAACTCATCGTTTAGCGTGCAGGATCCTTCGCACAGACGATCCTGCGGACAGACGCGGCCACACACTTCTGGCAGGCTGTTGGTTTGATGCGACAGCTCAGCGGCCTCAATAATGCGGCCTTCATTGGCCAGTTTCAGCCAGTTAGGAATGTAGTTGTGTACCGGACACTTCCATTCGCAATAAGGGTTGCCACAGGACAGGCAACGATCTGCCTGCGCCTTGGCCTGACTTTCTGAAAAGGGTTCGTAGATTTCTACGAACTCAATCTTACGGATTTTCAGCGGTTTTTTCGGCGGATCAACGCGCTGCAAGTCGATAAATTGATAAACGTTTTGACTCATCTCAACCTCTTACTGCGCTTGCACCCGCAGCTCTGCTGCGGAACGACTACGGTGACCCAACAATGCTTTAACATCACTGGACTTCGGTTTAACCAGAGCAAACTTCGCTGACCATGCATGCCAGTTGGCGAGGATCTCTTCACCGCGTGAAGATCCGGTCTGCTGGACGTGCTCGGTAATCAGGCCGCGCAGATGCTCTTCATGAATCGCCAGATCATCCACGCTCAGCACTTCCACCAGCTCGGCGTTTACGCGCTTGCGGAATTCGCCATCTTCATCCAGCACATAGGCAAAACCACCGGTCATACCTGCGCCAAAGTTAACGCCGGTGCGACCCAGCACGCAGACAATGCCGCCGGTCATGTATTCACAACCGTTATCGCCAATGCCTTCCACCACGGTAATGGCGCCAGAGTTACGTACGGCGAAGCGCTCACCGGCACGCCCTGCAGCAAACAACTTGCCGCCAGTTGCGCCATACAGGCAGGTGTTGCCCGCGATAGTCGCTTCATGGCTACGGAAAGCTGAGCCAACCGGTGGGCGAATGGCTAACATGCCGCCCGCCATACCTTTACCGACATAGTCATTGGCATCACCGGTAAGCGTCAACTCTACGCCGCCCGCATTCCAGACGCCGAAGCTCTGGCCGGCCGTGCCAGAAAAATGTGCCTTGATCGGATCGGCAGCCAGGCCCTGATCGCCATGCAATGCGGCAATCGCACCGGACAATGTCGCGCCTACCGAACGGTCGGTGTTGCGAATATCAAAGTAAAACGTTTTGCTCTGCTTCGCTTCAACATACGGCAGCGCCTGATCGTGCAACGCTTTGTTTAGCACACCATTATCAAAAGGCGGGTTACTGCTTTCGGTGCAATATACTGCTTTGCCCGGCATTGGCTCCGCGGTCTTCAGCAGCGCCGACAGATCGAGGTTCTGCTGTTTAGCGGTAAAACCATCCAGCTCTTTCAACAGATCGGTGCGACCAATCAGATCAACCAGGCGCTTCACGCCCAGTTCCGCCATCAGCTCGCGAGTTTCACGCGCAATAAACTCAAAATAGTTCGTCACGCGATAAGGCAGGCCGTGGTAATGGTTTTTCCGCAGCTTCTCATCCTGCGTTGCCACGCCCGTTGCGCAGTTGTTGAGGTGACAAATACGCAGATATTTGCAGCCCAGCGCCACCATCGGACCGGTACCAAAGCCGAAGCTTTCGGCGCCAAGAATGGCTGCCTTAATGATATCGAGGCCGGTTTTTAAACCGCCATCGACCTGCAGACGGATTTTGTGACGCAGGCCGTTAGCAACCAGCGCCTGCTGGGTTTCGACCAGGCCCAGCTCCCACGGACAGCCCGCGTACTTCACTGAACTTAGCGGGCTGGCACCGGTGCCGCCATCATAGCCAGCAATGGTGATCAGATCGGCATAGGCTTTTGCCACGCCGGTGGCAATGGTGCCAACGCCGGGTTCAGAAACCAGCTTCACCGAAATCATCGCCTTTGGATTGACCTGCTTAAGGTCAAAAATCAGCTGCGCCAGATCTTCGATGGAATAGATATCGTGATGCGGCGGTGGCGAAATCAGCGTAACGCCAGGCACGGAATAACGCAGCTTAGCGATATACGGCGTAACTTTATCGCCCGGCAGCTGGCCGCCTTCGCCAGGTTTTGCACCCTGAGCAACTTTAATTTGAATCACATCGGCATTCACCAGATAGGCTGGCGTAACGCCAAAACGGCCAGAAGCCACCTGCTTGATGCGTGACACTTTATTGGTGCCGTAGCGTGCCGGATCTTCACCGCCTTCGCCGGAGTTAGAGTAACCGCCGAGGCTGTTCATCGCTTCAGCCAACGACTCATGGGCTTCAGGACTCAACGCACCGATCGACATCGCTGCGGTATCAAAGCGTGTGAACAACTCGCTGGCGGATTCCACCTGATCGATGTGCACCGATTCACCGGAGGATTGCAGCTGCAGCAGATCGCGTAACGCTGCAACCGGACGTTCGTTAACCAGCTTCGCGTAAAGTTCATAATCCGCATACTCGCCGCTGTTCACCGCTTTTTGCAGCGTGCCAACAACATCCGGGTTATAGGCGTGGTATTCACCGCCATAAACGTATTTCAGCAATCCACCCTGATCCAGCGGTTTACGCGCCAGCCAGGCACGTTTCGCCAGGTTAACCAAATCCTGCTCAAAGTCAGCGAAGTTCGCACCGCTGATACGGCTGACCACGCCGTTAAAGCAGATGCCTGAGACATCGGCATGCAGACCCACCGCTTCAAACAGCTTCGAGCAGCGATAAGAGGCGATGGTCGAAATGCCCATTTTGGACATGATTTTGTAGAGGCCTTTGTTGATGCCGTTACGGTAGTTCAACATCAGGCTGCGGTAATCTTTTTCGATTACGCCGCTGTCGGCCATCTTCGCCAGTGATTCATAGGCGAGATAGGGATAAATAGCGGTCGCGCCAAAGCCCAGCAGCACAGCGAAATGGTGCGGATCGCGGGCGCTGGCCGTTTCGACAATGATGTTGGCGTCGCAGCGCAGATTTTTATCCACCAGCCGAGCCTGTACCGCACCGACAATCATCGGTGCCGGAACCGGCAAACGCGTGGCCGAAATCGCGCGGTCAGAGAGCACCAGCAGTACGGTACCGTTACGCACCATGCTTTCCGCCTGCTCACACAGTTGGTGAATGGTCTGCTCAAGCGACTGCAGCGCCGGATCAAAGGTGCAATCCAGTGTATCAGCGCGATAGTATTCGCCTTGCATGGTCGTGAGCTGCTGGAAGTCAGAATAGAGCAGGATTGGCGATTTAAAGCTTACGCGATGCGCCTGGCCTTCTGCTTCACAGAATACGTTCATCTCGCGGCCGATGCTGGTCGCCAGCGACATCACATGATTTTCACGCAGCGGATCGATGGGCGGGTTAGTCACCTGCGCAAACTGCTGGCGGAAATAGTCATAGATTATGCGCGGTCGGCTGGAGAGCACGGCAAATGGCGTATCATCGCCCATCGATCCCACCGCTTCCTGACCATTTTCGCCGAGTACGCGAACAATCGAATCCAGCTCTTCGGCACTGTAACCAAACTGCTTCTGGAAGGTCACCAGCAGGTTGTCATCCAGCTCGCGGCTGCCCACCCGATCGTCGGGCAGATCTTCAAACGGCACCAGACGTTTGACGTTTTTCTCCATCCACTCTTTGTAAGGGTGGCGGCTTTTCAGATCGTTGTCGGTTTCCGCTGAGTGCAGAATACGGCCAGCACGGGTATCGATGACCATCAGTTCGCCAGGGCCAACGCGGCCTTTCTCGATCACTTCATCGGGCTGATAATCCCAGATGCCCACTTCCGAGGCGCAGGTAATCAGCTTGTCTTTAGTGATGACATAGCGCGCCGGACGCAGACCGTTACGATCAAGGTTACAGGCCGCATAGCGGCCATCGGACATCACGATGCCCGCCGGGCCATCCCACGGCTCCATGTGCATGGAGTTGAAGTCAAAAAAGGCGCGCAGTTCCGGATCCATATCCGGATTATTTTGCCAGGCTGGCGGCACCAGTAAGCGCATCGCACGGATCAAATCCATGCCGCCGCTCAGGAACAGTTCCAGCATGTTATCCATTGAACTGGAGTCAGAGCCGGTCTCGTTGACAAAAGGCGCGGCGTTCTGCAGATCGGGAATCAGCGGCGTATCGAATTTATAGGCACGCGCTCGCGCCCAGTGGCGGTTACCGGCGATGGTATTGATTTCACCGTTGTGCGCCATGTAGCGGAACGGCTGCGCCAGCGGCCAGCGCGGAACGGTGTTGGTAGAAAAGCGCTGGTGGAACAGGCAAATGGCCGATTCCAGACGCAGATCCGCCAGATCGAGATAAAAACGCGGCAGGTCGGCGGGCATGCACAGCCCTTTATAAATATTGACCTGATTAGAGAAGCTACAGATGTAGAACTCTTTGTCAGCCAGCGCTTCGATGCGTTTTTCGCTGCGACGGCGCGCCATATAAAGGCGGCGCTCCATGTCGCGCGGGCGCCAGCCGGCCGGAGCATTGATAAACAGTTGTTCAATACGTGGCAGAGAGGAGAGGGCGATTTCACCCAGCACATCTTGATTGGTCGGCACATCGCGCCAGCCCACTACCGACAGCGTTTCACGCTGAACTTCTTCCTCCACAATGCGGCGGCTCGCCTCAGCCTTTTCCGGATCCTGGTTGAGGAACAGCATGCCAACGGCGTAGTTTTTTGCCAGGCGCCAGCCTTTCTCTTCGGCCACCACGCGGAAAAAGCGATCGGGTTTCTGTAATAACAGACCACAGCCGTCGCCGGTCTTGCCGTCAGCAAGGATCGCGCCACGGTGTTGCATACGGGCGAGTGCGTGAATAGCGGTACGCACCACCTTATGGCTAGGTTCGCCTTCTATGTGGGCGATCAGGCCGAAACCACAGTTATCCTTTTCAAGGGATTTATCGTACAACATATCAGTGAACCTCCCCAGGCTCTGTGGATCCCCATTTCCGACGGCGCTCAGGCGTAGCAAAGAGGCGCGATTGTTATGACGAAGGGATGGTCACTTCGCTACTCGCCTCTTTCCTGATGGCCTTTTATGTCGGTGTCACAAGTATTGCGGACTTGCTTCAGAGG
The sequence above is drawn from the Duffyella gerundensis genome and encodes:
- the sspA gene encoding stringent starvation protein SspA → MAVAANKRSVMTLFSGPTDIFSHQVRIVLAEKGVSVEIEQVETDNLPQDLIDLNPYRTVPTLVDRELTLYESRIIMEYLDERFPHPPLMPVYPVARGESRLMMHRIEQDWYSLMRLVVNGSAQEAEGARKQLREELLAIAPLFARTPYFMSEEFSLVDCYLAPLLWRLPQMGIELVGTGSKDLKGYMNRVFERDSFLASLTEAEREMRLQARG
- the sspB gene encoding ClpXP protease specificity-enhancing factor — translated: MDMTQLTARRPYLLRAFYEWLLDNQLTPHLVVDINLPGVLVPLEYARDGQIVLNIAPRAVGNLELGNDDVRFNARFGGVPRQVTVPLAAVMAIYARENGAGTMFEPEPAYEGADELDHDTAQDETVMSVIDGDKPDDAGSNEDDHSDDEPPPPRGGGRPALRVVK
- a CDS encoding glutamate synthase small subunit, coding for MSQNVYQFIDLQRVDPPKKPLKIRKIEFVEIYEPFSESQAKAQADRCLSCGNPYCEWKCPVHNYIPNWLKLANEGRIIEAAELSHQTNSLPEVCGRVCPQDRLCEGSCTLNDEFGAVTIGNIERYINDKALEMGWKPDLSHVKPTGKRVAVIGAGPAGLACADVLTRNGVKAVVYDRHPEIGGLLTFGIPAFKLEKEVMIKRRDLFTGMGIEFQLNTEVGRDVQMSDLINDFDAVFLGVGTYQSMRGGLENEDAPGVYDALPFLIANTMHTMGFAEKTEQPYTSMEGKRVVVLGGGDTAMDCVRTSIRQGATHVTCAYRRDEENMPGSRREVKNAREEGVEFQFNLQPLGVEINANGRVSGVKVARTEMGQPDEHGRRRAEIVPGSEHLLPADAVVMAFGFRPHKMNWLADFSVELDGQGRIIAPEGPEKAFQTSNPKIFAGGDAVRGSDLVVTAIAEGRKAAEGIMDYLEV
- the gltB gene encoding glutamate synthase large subunit, producing MLYDKSLEKDNCGFGLIAHIEGEPSHKVVRTAIHALARMQHRGAILADGKTGDGCGLLLQKPDRFFRVVAEEKGWRLAKNYAVGMLFLNQDPEKAEASRRIVEEEVQRETLSVVGWRDVPTNQDVLGEIALSSLPRIEQLFINAPAGWRPRDMERRLYMARRRSEKRIEALADKEFYICSFSNQVNIYKGLCMPADLPRFYLDLADLRLESAICLFHQRFSTNTVPRWPLAQPFRYMAHNGEINTIAGNRHWARARAYKFDTPLIPDLQNAAPFVNETGSDSSSMDNMLELFLSGGMDLIRAMRLLVPPAWQNNPDMDPELRAFFDFNSMHMEPWDGPAGIVMSDGRYAACNLDRNGLRPARYVITKDKLITCASEVGIWDYQPDEVIEKGRVGPGELMVIDTRAGRILHSAETDNDLKSRHPYKEWMEKNVKRLVPFEDLPDDRVGSRELDDNLLVTFQKQFGYSAEELDSIVRVLGENGQEAVGSMGDDTPFAVLSSRPRIIYDYFRQQFAQVTNPPIDPLRENHVMSLATSIGREMNVFCEAEGQAHRVSFKSPILLYSDFQQLTTMQGEYYRADTLDCTFDPALQSLEQTIHQLCEQAESMVRNGTVLLVLSDRAISATRLPVPAPMIVGAVQARLVDKNLRCDANIIVETASARDPHHFAVLLGFGATAIYPYLAYESLAKMADSGVIEKDYRSLMLNYRNGINKGLYKIMSKMGISTIASYRCSKLFEAVGLHADVSGICFNGVVSRISGANFADFEQDLVNLAKRAWLARKPLDQGGLLKYVYGGEYHAYNPDVVGTLQKAVNSGEYADYELYAKLVNERPVAALRDLLQLQSSGESVHIDQVESASELFTRFDTAAMSIGALSPEAHESLAEAMNSLGGYSNSGEGGEDPARYGTNKVSRIKQVASGRFGVTPAYLVNADVIQIKVAQGAKPGEGGQLPGDKVTPYIAKLRYSVPGVTLISPPPHHDIYSIEDLAQLIFDLKQVNPKAMISVKLVSEPGVGTIATGVAKAYADLITIAGYDGGTGASPLSSVKYAGCPWELGLVETQQALVANGLRHKIRLQVDGGLKTGLDIIKAAILGAESFGFGTGPMVALGCKYLRICHLNNCATGVATQDEKLRKNHYHGLPYRVTNYFEFIARETRELMAELGVKRLVDLIGRTDLLKELDGFTAKQQNLDLSALLKTAEPMPGKAVYCTESSNPPFDNGVLNKALHDQALPYVEAKQSKTFYFDIRNTDRSVGATLSGAIAALHGDQGLAADPIKAHFSGTAGQSFGVWNAGGVELTLTGDANDYVGKGMAGGMLAIRPPVGSAFRSHEATIAGNTCLYGATGGKLFAAGRAGERFAVRNSGAITVVEGIGDNGCEYMTGGIVCVLGRTGVNFGAGMTGGFAYVLDEDGEFRKRVNAELVEVLSVDDLAIHEEHLRGLITEHVQQTGSSRGEEILANWHAWSAKFALVKPKSSDVKALLGHRSRSAAELRVQAQ